In the genome of Actinomadura graeca, one region contains:
- a CDS encoding cytochrome P450, whose product MVVPLITQALAAGTVDAVAELAAPFPAHVIGWLLGYPEELLPELVRWSQTLVVAGGGPRYITHEASVAAGEFAAVTLELADERRARPANDLLSVWAGSDLYDQERLVHEALLLLVGGAETTRTVIAIAIDALIRHPEQRQLLRRAPALLPAAVEEFVRWSTPILNMCRTSTQDNRLAGVLIPAGSQVLLMYGSANQDETVFDRPEEFDVTRPIHTVLGGHLAFGLGPHFCLGASLARLELQIFFEEFLARVDEVAFADRHGPRILPSPFVRGVISFPIALRAG is encoded by the coding sequence ATGGTCGTCCCGCTGATCACGCAGGCGTTGGCGGCGGGCACGGTGGACGCGGTGGCGGAGCTGGCAGCTCCGTTTCCGGCACATGTGATCGGCTGGTTGCTCGGATATCCCGAGGAGCTGTTGCCGGAGCTGGTGCGCTGGTCACAGACGCTGGTGGTGGCGGGCGGTGGGCCCCGGTACATCACGCATGAGGCGTCGGTGGCCGCAGGCGAATTCGCGGCCGTGACGCTGGAGCTGGCTGATGAGCGGCGGGCGCGGCCTGCGAATGATCTGCTGTCCGTATGGGCAGGGAGTGACTTGTACGACCAGGAACGGCTGGTGCATGAGGCGTTGCTCTTGCTGGTCGGCGGAGCCGAGACGACGCGGACGGTCATCGCCATTGCAATCGACGCGCTGATCAGGCATCCAGAGCAGCGACAGCTTCTGCGGCGTGCGCCTGCCCTGCTCCCGGCCGCGGTGGAGGAGTTCGTCCGCTGGAGCACGCCGATACTGAACATGTGCAGGACCAGCACCCAGGACAACCGGCTCGCGGGTGTACTGATCCCCGCAGGGTCACAGGTCCTGCTCATGTACGGATCGGCCAATCAAGACGAGACGGTTTTCGACCGGCCGGAGGAGTTCGATGTGACCCGCCCAATCCACACCGTTCTTGGGGGTCATCTGGCGTTCGGGCTCGGGCCGCACTTCTGCCTAGGCGCATCGCTGGCGCGCCTGGAGCTGCAGATCTTCTTTGAGGAGTTCCTGGCCAGGGTAGATGAGGTCGCTTTCGCCGACCGGCATGGCCCTCGGATTCTCCCCAGTCCCTTCGTCCGGGGTGTCATCTCGTTC